Proteins encoded in a region of the Delphinus delphis chromosome 13, mDelDel1.2, whole genome shotgun sequence genome:
- the EIF4ENIF1 gene encoding eukaryotic translation initiation factor 4E transporter isoform X3, translating to MAAGLYRLQLGVPRPGDSASPLPPAHLPSVQRTVDQGAMDRSVGETENGDAFVDLKKQPASKSPHRYTKEELLDIKERPHSKQRPSCLSEKYDSDGVWDPEKWHASLYPASGRSSPMESLKKELDTDRPSLVRRIVDPRERVKEDDLDVVLSPQRRSFGGGCHVTAAVSSRRSGSPLEKDSDGLRLLGGRRIGSGRIISARTFEKDHRLSDKDLRDLRDRDRERDYKDKRFRREFVDSKRVFERRRNDSYTEEEPEWFSAGPTSQSETIELTGFDDKILEEDHKGRKRTRRRTASVKEGMVECNGGVAEEDEVEVILEQEPAADQEVPRDAVLPEQSPGEFDFNEFFNLDKVPCLASMIEDVLGEGSVSASRFSRWFSNPSRSGSRSSSLGSTPHEELERLAGLEQAILSPGQNSGNYFAPIPLEDHAENKVDILEMLQKAKVDLKPLLSSLSANKEKLKESSHSGVVLSVEEVEAGLKGLKVDQQVKNSTPFMAEHLEETLSTVTSNRQLRKDGDMTAFNKLVSTMKASGTLPSQPKVSRTLESHLMSPAEIPSQPVPKNILQELLGPPVQRPASSNLLSGLMGSLEPTTSLLGQRAPSPPLSQVFQTRAASADYLRPRIPSPIGFTPGPQQLLGDPFQGMRKPMSPVTAQQMSQLELQQAALEGLALPHDLAVQAANFYQPGFGKPQVDRTRDGFRNRQPRVTKSPAPVHGGNSSSPAPAASITSMLSPSFTPTSVIRKMYESKEKSKEEPASGKAALGDSKEDTQKPSEENLLSSSSVPTADRDSSPTTNPKLSTLQRFSCSTPLSQTSRYTKEQDYRPKATGRKTPTLASPVPGTPFLRPVHQVPLVPIVRPAHQLHPGLVQRMLAQGVHPQHLPSLLQAGVLPPGMDLTHLQGLSGPILGQPFYPLPATSHPLLNPRPGTPLHLAMMQQQLQRSGSGSQAAAVSVQTTPQNVPSRSGLPHVHSQLEHRPSQRSSSPVGLAKWFGSDVLQQPLPSMPAKVISVDELEYRQ from the exons TGATGGTGTCTGGGATCCTGAGAAGTGGCATGCCTCCCTCTACCCAGCTTCAGGACGGAGTTCACCAATGGAAAGTCTGAAGAAAGAGTTAGATACAGATCGGCCTTCCCTGGTGCGCAGGATAGTAG ATCCTCGAGAGCGTGTGAAAGAAGATGACTTAGATGTTGTTCTCAGCCCACAGAGACGAAGCTTTGGAGGGGGCTGCCACGTGACAGCTGCTGTTAGCTCCCGGCGCTCAGGAAGCCCATTGGAGAAAGACAGTGATGGGCTCCGCCTGCTTGGTGGACGAAGGATTGGCAGTGGGAGGATAATCTCTGCTCGGACCTTTGAGAAGGATCACCGTCTTAGCGATAAGGACCTGCGAGACTTGAGAGACAGAGACCGAGAGAGGGACTACAAGGACAAGCGTTTCAGG AGGGAGTTTGTGGATAGTAAGCGTGTCTTTGAGCGTAGAAGAAATGATTCCTACACAGAAGAAGAACCAGAATGGTTCTCAGCTGGACCCACAAGTCAGTCTGAAACCATTGAGCTGACTGGCTTTGATGATAAGATACTGGAAGAAGACCataaggggagaaaaagaacaagGCGACGGACAGCCTCTGTGAAGGAAG GCATGGTCGAGTGCAATGGAGGAGTGGCCGAAGAGGATGAGGTGGAGGTCATCCTTGAACAGGAGCCTGCTGCTGATCAGGAAGTGCCAAGGGATGCCGTCTTGCCCGAGCAGTCCCCAGGAGAATTTGACTTTAATGAGTTCTTTAACCTTGATAAGGTGCCATGCTTGGCTTCG ATGATAGAAGATGTTTTGGGAGAAGGGTCAGTCTCTGCCAGTCGATTTAGTAGGTGGTTCTCTAACCCGAGCCGATCAGGAAGCCGATCCAGCAGTCTTGGGTCAACACCACATGAAGAGCTGGAGAGACTTGCAG GTCTGGAACAAGCCATCCTCTCTCCTGGACAGAACTCGGGGAATTATTTTGCTCCTATACCATTAGAAGACCATGCTGAAAATAAAGTGGATATTCTAGAAATGCTACAGAAAGCCAAAGTGGATTTAAAACCTCTCCTTTCCAGCCTTTCTGCAAATAAAGAAAAGCTTAAAGAGAGCT CACATTCAGGGGTTGTGCTTTCAGTGGAAGAGGTAGAAGCAGGGCTCAAGGGCTTGAAGGTGGACCAGCAGGTGAAGAATTCAACTCCCTTTATGGCAGAGCATTTAGAGGAGACCCTGAGTACTGTGACCAGCAATCGACAGCTCAGAAAAGATGGAGATATGACTGCATTCAACAAGCTAGTGAGCACCATGAAGGCAAGTGGGACTTTGCCTTCTCAGCCCAAAGTCAGC cGAACGCTTGAAAGCCATTTGATGTCCCCTGCTGAGATTCCAAGCCAGCCTGTCCCTAAGAACATCTTGCAG GAACTTCTGGGTCCACCTGTTCAGAGACCTGCTTCTTCCAATCTTCTGAGTGGCCTTATGGGGAGCTTGGAGCCTACGACATCTTTACTGGGCCAAAGAGCACCCTCTCCTCCCTTGTCACAGGTGTTTCAGACGAGAGCAGCCTCAGCAGACTACCTTCGTCCCAGAATACCATCACCAATTG GTTTCACACCAGGACCACAGCAGCTTCTCGGAGATCCATTCCAAGGCATGCGCAAGCCCATGAGCCCTGTCACAGCCCAG CAGATGAGCCAGCTAGAATTGCAACAGGCAGCTTTGGAGGGACTGGCCCTGCCACACGACCTTGCAGTGCAGGCAGCAAACTTCTACCAGCCTGGTTTTGGCAAACCACAGGTGGACAGAACCAGAGATGGATTCAGAAACAG GCAACCGCGAGTGACCAAGTCACCAGCACCTGTGCACGGAGGGAAttcctcttcccctgccccagccGCCTCCATCACAAGCATG ctttctccttccttcactcCTACCTCAGTGATTCGTAAGATGTACGagagcaaagagaaaagcaaggaggAGCCAGCATCTGGAAAAGCAGCTCTTGGTGACAGTAAAGAGGACACTCAGAAGCCCAGTGAAG AGAACCTCCTGTCATCCAGCTCTGTGCCCACTGCTGATCGAGACTCTTCTCCCACTACAAATCCCAAACTATCAACCCTACAGCGGTTTTCATGTTCCACCCCACTATCACAGACCAGTCGTTACACCAAAGAACAAGATTACCGACCTAAAGCAACTGGGAGAAAAACACCCACCTTGGCATCCCCAGTTCCAGGAACACCTTTTCTCCGCCCTGTGCACCAAGTCCCCCTTGTCCCCATCGTTCGGCCTGCTCACCAGCTTCACCCAGGGTTGGTCCAAAGGATGCTGGCCCAGGGAGTACATCCACAGCATCTTCCAAGTTTGCTCCAAGCTG GTGTGCTTCCTCCTGGGATGGACCTGACTCATTTACAGGGACTATCTGGCCCAATCCTGGGTCAACCCTTTTACCCTTTACCTGCCACTAGTCACCCTCTCCTAAACCCTCGTCCTGGGACACCTCTGCATCTGGCAATGATGCAACAGCAGCTACAGCGCTCAG GGTCTGGTTCCCAGGCAGCTGCTGTCAGCGTTCAGACGACGCCTCAGAATGTGCCCAGCCGGTCAGGCCTGCCTCATGTGCACTCCCAACTAGAGCACCGCCCCAGCCAGAGGAGCAGCTCCCCCGTGGGCCTTGCCAAATGGTTTGGCTCAGATGTGCTacagcagcccctgccctccatGCCCGCCAAAGTCATCAGTGTAGATGAACTGGAGTACCGACAATGA
- the EIF4ENIF1 gene encoding eukaryotic translation initiation factor 4E transporter isoform X2 codes for MAAGLYRLQLGVPRPGDSASPLPPAHLPSVQRTVDQGAMDRSVGETENGDAFVDLKKQPASKSPHRYTKEELLDIKERPHSKQRPSCLSEKYDSDGVWDPEKWHASLYPASGRSSPMESLKKELDTDRPSLVRRIVDPRERVKEDDLDVVLSPQRRSFGGGCHVTAAVSSRRSGSPLEKDSDGLRLLGGRRIGSGRIISARTFEKDHRLSDKDLRDLRDRDRERDYKDKRFRREFVDSKRVFERRRNDSYTEEEPEWFSAGPTSQSETIELTGFDDKILEEDHKGRKRTRRRTASVKEGMVECNGGVAEEDEVEVILEQEPAADQEVPRDAVLPEQSPGEFDFNEFFNLDKVPCLASMIEDVLGEGSVSASRFSRWFSNPSRSGSRSSSLGSTPHEELERLAGLEQAILSPGQNSGNYFAPIPLEDHAENKVDILEMLQKAKVDLKPLLSSLSANKEKLKESSHSGVVLSVEEVEAGLKGLKVDQQVKNSTPFMAEHLEETLSTVTSNRQLRKDGDMTAFNKLVSTMKASGTLPSQPKVSRTLESHLMSPAEIPSQPVPKNILQELLGPPVQRPASSNLLSGLMGSLEPTTSLLGQRAPSPPLSQVFQTRAASADYLRPRIPSPIGFTPGPQQLLGDPFQGMRKPMSPVTAQMSQLELQQAALEGLALPHDLAVQAANFYQPGFGKPQVDRTRDGFRNRQPRVTKSPAPVHGGNSSSPAPAASITSMLSPSFTPTSVIRKMYESKEKSKEEPASGKAALGDSKEDTQKPSEENLLSSSSVPTADRDSSPTTNPKLSTLQRFSCSTPLSQTSRYTKEQDYRPKATGRKTPTLASPVPGTPFLRPVHQVPLVPIVRPAHQLHPGLVQRMLAQGVHPQHLPSLLQAGVLPPGMDLTHLQGLSGPILGQPFYPLPATSHPLLNPRPGTPLHLAMMQQQLQRSVLHPPGSGSQAAAVSVQTTPQNVPSRSGLPHVHSQLEHRPSQRSSSPVGLAKWFGSDVLQQPLPSMPAKVISVDELEYRQ; via the exons TGATGGTGTCTGGGATCCTGAGAAGTGGCATGCCTCCCTCTACCCAGCTTCAGGACGGAGTTCACCAATGGAAAGTCTGAAGAAAGAGTTAGATACAGATCGGCCTTCCCTGGTGCGCAGGATAGTAG ATCCTCGAGAGCGTGTGAAAGAAGATGACTTAGATGTTGTTCTCAGCCCACAGAGACGAAGCTTTGGAGGGGGCTGCCACGTGACAGCTGCTGTTAGCTCCCGGCGCTCAGGAAGCCCATTGGAGAAAGACAGTGATGGGCTCCGCCTGCTTGGTGGACGAAGGATTGGCAGTGGGAGGATAATCTCTGCTCGGACCTTTGAGAAGGATCACCGTCTTAGCGATAAGGACCTGCGAGACTTGAGAGACAGAGACCGAGAGAGGGACTACAAGGACAAGCGTTTCAGG AGGGAGTTTGTGGATAGTAAGCGTGTCTTTGAGCGTAGAAGAAATGATTCCTACACAGAAGAAGAACCAGAATGGTTCTCAGCTGGACCCACAAGTCAGTCTGAAACCATTGAGCTGACTGGCTTTGATGATAAGATACTGGAAGAAGACCataaggggagaaaaagaacaagGCGACGGACAGCCTCTGTGAAGGAAG GCATGGTCGAGTGCAATGGAGGAGTGGCCGAAGAGGATGAGGTGGAGGTCATCCTTGAACAGGAGCCTGCTGCTGATCAGGAAGTGCCAAGGGATGCCGTCTTGCCCGAGCAGTCCCCAGGAGAATTTGACTTTAATGAGTTCTTTAACCTTGATAAGGTGCCATGCTTGGCTTCG ATGATAGAAGATGTTTTGGGAGAAGGGTCAGTCTCTGCCAGTCGATTTAGTAGGTGGTTCTCTAACCCGAGCCGATCAGGAAGCCGATCCAGCAGTCTTGGGTCAACACCACATGAAGAGCTGGAGAGACTTGCAG GTCTGGAACAAGCCATCCTCTCTCCTGGACAGAACTCGGGGAATTATTTTGCTCCTATACCATTAGAAGACCATGCTGAAAATAAAGTGGATATTCTAGAAATGCTACAGAAAGCCAAAGTGGATTTAAAACCTCTCCTTTCCAGCCTTTCTGCAAATAAAGAAAAGCTTAAAGAGAGCT CACATTCAGGGGTTGTGCTTTCAGTGGAAGAGGTAGAAGCAGGGCTCAAGGGCTTGAAGGTGGACCAGCAGGTGAAGAATTCAACTCCCTTTATGGCAGAGCATTTAGAGGAGACCCTGAGTACTGTGACCAGCAATCGACAGCTCAGAAAAGATGGAGATATGACTGCATTCAACAAGCTAGTGAGCACCATGAAGGCAAGTGGGACTTTGCCTTCTCAGCCCAAAGTCAGC cGAACGCTTGAAAGCCATTTGATGTCCCCTGCTGAGATTCCAAGCCAGCCTGTCCCTAAGAACATCTTGCAG GAACTTCTGGGTCCACCTGTTCAGAGACCTGCTTCTTCCAATCTTCTGAGTGGCCTTATGGGGAGCTTGGAGCCTACGACATCTTTACTGGGCCAAAGAGCACCCTCTCCTCCCTTGTCACAGGTGTTTCAGACGAGAGCAGCCTCAGCAGACTACCTTCGTCCCAGAATACCATCACCAATTG GTTTCACACCAGGACCACAGCAGCTTCTCGGAGATCCATTCCAAGGCATGCGCAAGCCCATGAGCCCTGTCACAGCCCAG ATGAGCCAGCTAGAATTGCAACAGGCAGCTTTGGAGGGACTGGCCCTGCCACACGACCTTGCAGTGCAGGCAGCAAACTTCTACCAGCCTGGTTTTGGCAAACCACAGGTGGACAGAACCAGAGATGGATTCAGAAACAG GCAACCGCGAGTGACCAAGTCACCAGCACCTGTGCACGGAGGGAAttcctcttcccctgccccagccGCCTCCATCACAAGCATG ctttctccttccttcactcCTACCTCAGTGATTCGTAAGATGTACGagagcaaagagaaaagcaaggaggAGCCAGCATCTGGAAAAGCAGCTCTTGGTGACAGTAAAGAGGACACTCAGAAGCCCAGTGAAG AGAACCTCCTGTCATCCAGCTCTGTGCCCACTGCTGATCGAGACTCTTCTCCCACTACAAATCCCAAACTATCAACCCTACAGCGGTTTTCATGTTCCACCCCACTATCACAGACCAGTCGTTACACCAAAGAACAAGATTACCGACCTAAAGCAACTGGGAGAAAAACACCCACCTTGGCATCCCCAGTTCCAGGAACACCTTTTCTCCGCCCTGTGCACCAAGTCCCCCTTGTCCCCATCGTTCGGCCTGCTCACCAGCTTCACCCAGGGTTGGTCCAAAGGATGCTGGCCCAGGGAGTACATCCACAGCATCTTCCAAGTTTGCTCCAAGCTG GTGTGCTTCCTCCTGGGATGGACCTGACTCATTTACAGGGACTATCTGGCCCAATCCTGGGTCAACCCTTTTACCCTTTACCTGCCACTAGTCACCCTCTCCTAAACCCTCGTCCTGGGACACCTCTGCATCTGGCAATGATGCAACAGCAGCTACAGCGCTCAG TTCTTCATCCTCCAGGGTCTGGTTCCCAGGCAGCTGCTGTCAGCGTTCAGACGACGCCTCAGAATGTGCCCAGCCGGTCAGGCCTGCCTCATGTGCACTCCCAACTAGAGCACCGCCCCAGCCAGAGGAGCAGCTCCCCCGTGGGCCTTGCCAAATGGTTTGGCTCAGATGTGCTacagcagcccctgccctccatGCCCGCCAAAGTCATCAGTGTAGATGAACTGGAGTACCGACAATGA
- the EIF4ENIF1 gene encoding eukaryotic translation initiation factor 4E transporter isoform X1 → MAAGLYRLQLGVPRPGDSASPLPPAHLPSVQRTVDQGAMDRSVGETENGDAFVDLKKQPASKSPHRYTKEELLDIKERPHSKQRPSCLSEKYDSDGVWDPEKWHASLYPASGRSSPMESLKKELDTDRPSLVRRIVDPRERVKEDDLDVVLSPQRRSFGGGCHVTAAVSSRRSGSPLEKDSDGLRLLGGRRIGSGRIISARTFEKDHRLSDKDLRDLRDRDRERDYKDKRFRREFVDSKRVFERRRNDSYTEEEPEWFSAGPTSQSETIELTGFDDKILEEDHKGRKRTRRRTASVKEGMVECNGGVAEEDEVEVILEQEPAADQEVPRDAVLPEQSPGEFDFNEFFNLDKVPCLASMIEDVLGEGSVSASRFSRWFSNPSRSGSRSSSLGSTPHEELERLAGLEQAILSPGQNSGNYFAPIPLEDHAENKVDILEMLQKAKVDLKPLLSSLSANKEKLKESSHSGVVLSVEEVEAGLKGLKVDQQVKNSTPFMAEHLEETLSTVTSNRQLRKDGDMTAFNKLVSTMKASGTLPSQPKVSRTLESHLMSPAEIPSQPVPKNILQELLGPPVQRPASSNLLSGLMGSLEPTTSLLGQRAPSPPLSQVFQTRAASADYLRPRIPSPIGFTPGPQQLLGDPFQGMRKPMSPVTAQQMSQLELQQAALEGLALPHDLAVQAANFYQPGFGKPQVDRTRDGFRNRQPRVTKSPAPVHGGNSSSPAPAASITSMLSPSFTPTSVIRKMYESKEKSKEEPASGKAALGDSKEDTQKPSEENLLSSSSVPTADRDSSPTTNPKLSTLQRFSCSTPLSQTSRYTKEQDYRPKATGRKTPTLASPVPGTPFLRPVHQVPLVPIVRPAHQLHPGLVQRMLAQGVHPQHLPSLLQAGVLPPGMDLTHLQGLSGPILGQPFYPLPATSHPLLNPRPGTPLHLAMMQQQLQRSVLHPPGSGSQAAAVSVQTTPQNVPSRSGLPHVHSQLEHRPSQRSSSPVGLAKWFGSDVLQQPLPSMPAKVISVDELEYRQ, encoded by the exons TGATGGTGTCTGGGATCCTGAGAAGTGGCATGCCTCCCTCTACCCAGCTTCAGGACGGAGTTCACCAATGGAAAGTCTGAAGAAAGAGTTAGATACAGATCGGCCTTCCCTGGTGCGCAGGATAGTAG ATCCTCGAGAGCGTGTGAAAGAAGATGACTTAGATGTTGTTCTCAGCCCACAGAGACGAAGCTTTGGAGGGGGCTGCCACGTGACAGCTGCTGTTAGCTCCCGGCGCTCAGGAAGCCCATTGGAGAAAGACAGTGATGGGCTCCGCCTGCTTGGTGGACGAAGGATTGGCAGTGGGAGGATAATCTCTGCTCGGACCTTTGAGAAGGATCACCGTCTTAGCGATAAGGACCTGCGAGACTTGAGAGACAGAGACCGAGAGAGGGACTACAAGGACAAGCGTTTCAGG AGGGAGTTTGTGGATAGTAAGCGTGTCTTTGAGCGTAGAAGAAATGATTCCTACACAGAAGAAGAACCAGAATGGTTCTCAGCTGGACCCACAAGTCAGTCTGAAACCATTGAGCTGACTGGCTTTGATGATAAGATACTGGAAGAAGACCataaggggagaaaaagaacaagGCGACGGACAGCCTCTGTGAAGGAAG GCATGGTCGAGTGCAATGGAGGAGTGGCCGAAGAGGATGAGGTGGAGGTCATCCTTGAACAGGAGCCTGCTGCTGATCAGGAAGTGCCAAGGGATGCCGTCTTGCCCGAGCAGTCCCCAGGAGAATTTGACTTTAATGAGTTCTTTAACCTTGATAAGGTGCCATGCTTGGCTTCG ATGATAGAAGATGTTTTGGGAGAAGGGTCAGTCTCTGCCAGTCGATTTAGTAGGTGGTTCTCTAACCCGAGCCGATCAGGAAGCCGATCCAGCAGTCTTGGGTCAACACCACATGAAGAGCTGGAGAGACTTGCAG GTCTGGAACAAGCCATCCTCTCTCCTGGACAGAACTCGGGGAATTATTTTGCTCCTATACCATTAGAAGACCATGCTGAAAATAAAGTGGATATTCTAGAAATGCTACAGAAAGCCAAAGTGGATTTAAAACCTCTCCTTTCCAGCCTTTCTGCAAATAAAGAAAAGCTTAAAGAGAGCT CACATTCAGGGGTTGTGCTTTCAGTGGAAGAGGTAGAAGCAGGGCTCAAGGGCTTGAAGGTGGACCAGCAGGTGAAGAATTCAACTCCCTTTATGGCAGAGCATTTAGAGGAGACCCTGAGTACTGTGACCAGCAATCGACAGCTCAGAAAAGATGGAGATATGACTGCATTCAACAAGCTAGTGAGCACCATGAAGGCAAGTGGGACTTTGCCTTCTCAGCCCAAAGTCAGC cGAACGCTTGAAAGCCATTTGATGTCCCCTGCTGAGATTCCAAGCCAGCCTGTCCCTAAGAACATCTTGCAG GAACTTCTGGGTCCACCTGTTCAGAGACCTGCTTCTTCCAATCTTCTGAGTGGCCTTATGGGGAGCTTGGAGCCTACGACATCTTTACTGGGCCAAAGAGCACCCTCTCCTCCCTTGTCACAGGTGTTTCAGACGAGAGCAGCCTCAGCAGACTACCTTCGTCCCAGAATACCATCACCAATTG GTTTCACACCAGGACCACAGCAGCTTCTCGGAGATCCATTCCAAGGCATGCGCAAGCCCATGAGCCCTGTCACAGCCCAG CAGATGAGCCAGCTAGAATTGCAACAGGCAGCTTTGGAGGGACTGGCCCTGCCACACGACCTTGCAGTGCAGGCAGCAAACTTCTACCAGCCTGGTTTTGGCAAACCACAGGTGGACAGAACCAGAGATGGATTCAGAAACAG GCAACCGCGAGTGACCAAGTCACCAGCACCTGTGCACGGAGGGAAttcctcttcccctgccccagccGCCTCCATCACAAGCATG ctttctccttccttcactcCTACCTCAGTGATTCGTAAGATGTACGagagcaaagagaaaagcaaggaggAGCCAGCATCTGGAAAAGCAGCTCTTGGTGACAGTAAAGAGGACACTCAGAAGCCCAGTGAAG AGAACCTCCTGTCATCCAGCTCTGTGCCCACTGCTGATCGAGACTCTTCTCCCACTACAAATCCCAAACTATCAACCCTACAGCGGTTTTCATGTTCCACCCCACTATCACAGACCAGTCGTTACACCAAAGAACAAGATTACCGACCTAAAGCAACTGGGAGAAAAACACCCACCTTGGCATCCCCAGTTCCAGGAACACCTTTTCTCCGCCCTGTGCACCAAGTCCCCCTTGTCCCCATCGTTCGGCCTGCTCACCAGCTTCACCCAGGGTTGGTCCAAAGGATGCTGGCCCAGGGAGTACATCCACAGCATCTTCCAAGTTTGCTCCAAGCTG GTGTGCTTCCTCCTGGGATGGACCTGACTCATTTACAGGGACTATCTGGCCCAATCCTGGGTCAACCCTTTTACCCTTTACCTGCCACTAGTCACCCTCTCCTAAACCCTCGTCCTGGGACACCTCTGCATCTGGCAATGATGCAACAGCAGCTACAGCGCTCAG TTCTTCATCCTCCAGGGTCTGGTTCCCAGGCAGCTGCTGTCAGCGTTCAGACGACGCCTCAGAATGTGCCCAGCCGGTCAGGCCTGCCTCATGTGCACTCCCAACTAGAGCACCGCCCCAGCCAGAGGAGCAGCTCCCCCGTGGGCCTTGCCAAATGGTTTGGCTCAGATGTGCTacagcagcccctgccctccatGCCCGCCAAAGTCATCAGTGTAGATGAACTGGAGTACCGACAATGA